Proteins found in one Zea mays cultivar B73 chromosome 1, Zm-B73-REFERENCE-NAM-5.0, whole genome shotgun sequence genomic segment:
- the LOC100275133 gene encoding uncharacterized protein LOC100275133 has protein sequence MRRRPLLPLAQFGCVATDYQEQAVDPDPFFSHSSSSGGEDPAGEVEQQRTPATTNLLSGAEGEEVERRKETMELFPQSVGFSIKDAAAPREEQGDKEKPKQLTIFYGGKVLVFDDFPADKAKDLMQLASKGSPVVQNVVLPQPSAAAAVSTDKAVLDPVISLAAAKKPARTNASDALHQEKDLVKLFRKLLMILMLG, from the exons ATGCGGCGCCGGCCCCTCCTCCCTCTTGCGCAATTTGGCTGTGTGGCCACGGACTATCAAGAACAGGCAGTGGATCCTGACCCCTTTTTCTCTCATTCCAGCAGCAGCGGTGGAGAAGATCCTGCAG GCGAGGTCGAGCAGCAGAGGACGCCGGCGACAACTAACTTGCTCTCCGGAGCGGAGGGCGAGGAGGTCGAAAGGAGGAAGGAGACCATGGAGCTGTTCCCGCAGAGCGTCGGGTTCAGCATCAAGGATGCTGCTGCCCCTAG GGAGGAGCAAGGAGATAAAGAGAAGCCTAAGCAGCTCACAATCTTCTATGGCGGGAAGGTGCTGGTATTTGACGATTTCCCCGCCGACAAGGCAAAGGATCTGATGCAGCTGGCCAGCAAGGGCAGCCCAGTGGTACAGAACGTTGTTTTGCCTCAACCCTCTGCAGCTGCTGCTGTCAGTACTGACAAGGCCGTGCTGGACCCGGTCATCAGCTTGGCCGCTGCTAAGAAGCCTGCTCGCACAAATGCTTCTG ATGCATTACATCAAGAAAAAGATTTAGTGAAACTGTTTAGAAAGCTATT